The genomic segment ACCGATAATTAACCGTTCTTCCTCCCCTTCATCAGGTCTTGAATCCTTTCTACATCTTCCAGCTCTTCAGTGTCATTCTGTGGAGTTTTGAGGACTACTACTATTATGCTACCGCCATAGTTTTTATGTCTTCCATCTCAATAGCTACCTCACTGTATACCATTAAAAAGGTGAGTCATCAGATCCTCCGAGAAATACGACATGTgatgaaatactttttgaagATAGAGCCAGAGATAGACCTTTCATTTACTCATAGTTTTCTCATTTAGATACTAAATCTCTTTTTACAAGGAAGTCCCGGCTAAGATAGCAGCAATAAAAGTTTCACATGAAGAGCAAACAACAGACAAGCAGGCAATGTCAACAATTAATTAGTAACTTTCAGCAATAAAGCAAGTCCATTCACTGGTCAAATGATCCCTTTTGAAGGGGGTTGGGTAGATGAGTCATCTTGCCCTCGACCTCATCTGAACAACAGTGGGTAATAATGAGCCACACTCTTTTCTTCTGCCGTTACCTCAATCAACATAGAATATTGATCAAATCATTGAAAATGAACTTAGAGTGTCAGTCTATCAGATGAACCCCAGACTTCAGAAGGTCTGTAGCACAAAACAAGCCCACACTAGTCATTGAAATTATTGCAGAACTGGGAGGATAAATcttaaaagatgttttatttttaggggGTTACAGTAAGTGTTCATCTTCAGAGAGTCTGGGTTTAAAAACATCTCTTCAAAGCAATGAGAGTTCTTACAGCTTAAAAATCTGGAAGTTTCATGTTGCAGTAACCATGTTAATTGCTTCCTCTCTGAgttcatgagtgtgtgtttcactcTAGTATTTCCTCCCTCTTTGACACAGTGTCTCTTTATTTCAGCAATATGTGATGCTGCGTGACATGGTGGCAGCACACAGTGTGgtccgtgtgtctgtgtgcagaggAGATCAAGGCATGTTCAACCTTCATCTTATCTTTTGGAGTATTCTGTAATGGATGATTAACATTAGAAATCTCTAATAGTATTCTCTATACTTCCTGCAGAGTGTGTTTATATCATTCTCCCtgttctcctcgttcatgtTGTCCCTCATGTAGATATTGAACAGGCCTTGTCAACAGAGCTTGTGCCAGGTGATGTCATCATCATTCCAGCCAATGGGATGATCATGCCCTGCGATGCTGTGCTCATCCATGGAACCTGCATCGTAAACGAGAGCATGCTGACAGGTATAAAATCACATACTCCTGTCTTTTatactttatatatttatttttgttttctattaaCATTTCAGAAATGAGGACTAGGACATCACAGTTTTCTTACTGAAACATAGTCAGGATACAATAAATTAAATACTGCTGTTCTTCTTGAAtagtaaatgttttgtttcttttcctccagcaacacttgtagtatgaagatcaactttattaacaaattagaccgagTCACAAGACGAAACGCGTCGGGCTCATTAgctaataaagttgatcttcatactacaagtgttccTGGAGATTTTCTGACATCTGGTAGTTGGTGAAgctgtgccagaaaatcccactCACACACTTATTTGGTATCTTTTACACACATAAAGATAAATAATACTATTGCATCGTTTACTGACTAGCTTGTTTTTACTGATGCGTTTGACTGCATCTCAATGTTTTCTTCAGCTGAGAGTTTTTGGGTTGAACAATCTGGGAAAACAAAGTTCATTGACCTTGAGTTCAGATTCCTTTCCCAGTTCATATTTTCATGattagcagattttttttatttattcctgaCACACAAAGATCAACAACACAAAAGTGATGAATCCTTACAATGGAGAGGATGGATGGAATTTGTAGTTCTAATGGTAATTTTAACTTTTGCTCATTATTAGTTTCACAAGCTTTAATCCAAAACATTTAATTAGGTTGTTTAATGTCTGGTTCAATTTGTGTGAAATCGTTTGTGCTTTCAgtgtcatttttattcttttcaagTCCTAGGTATTTGCTAGTTGAGGCaaatttaaagtctttaaaatgttttgccaGAGCTTTTAGAATTCAAATATGAACAAAATCCAAGAACTAACCTGTCCTCATCTTTTTCGACATATAAGTCAATCATAATTAAAGTGACTTGAATACAGCCACAGGATTTACACACTGAATTAAACTGAAACTATGACAGTTCAAAAGtgaacaaaaaagacaaagaacaaaCTGTTTCTAATGCTGTGTATTGGTCTACATTTAAGATAAACACACAAGATAAGTAGTTAACTGAATTTCAGAGAAATGTGAAGCTGTATTTTTGAATAACTCTGacatttttctacttttcataACTTTGTATAGGAGAGAGTGTGCCGGTTACTAAGACCAGTCTGCCCAGTGTAGGCGAGGACGCATCTGATAGCTACAATATAGAGGAGCACAAGAGACATACCCTGTTCTGTGGTACCCGAGTTATCCAGACCCGCTTCTATGCAGGTGAACTTGTGAAGGCTGTGGTGGtgagaacaggtgagactgagacCGAGTGAGAACAACACAGCTAAGATCATTTAGTTCTACAGACTAATCATTCTGAGAGTtgtacacactcacaaacataaTAATCCAAATGagtaaaggaaaatgaaaagacTTCAATGTTTTTACAGGCTTCAGCACAGAGAAAGGTCAGCTGGTGCGCTCCATCCTCTTCCCTAAACCCACAGACTTCAAACTCTACCGCGATGCATACCTGTTCCTGCTGTGTCTGGTGGGAGTGGCGGGGATCGGCTTCATCTACACCATCGTACTCAGTATCATGCACAAGGTATCACTGCTGGTCTAGAGGGAATATAAACGTTTTCTCACATTTGTACGTTTGATTGAACGATATGACTCAGGAAGGATCATGCTGTCGTTCAGAATATCAGCACGGCTGTGATTCGATTATAGGAAGATAATCTCTTCTGTGCTGATATTCGGTTCAAACACATGACCATGAGTGTGATATTGCTTTTATACAACAATTCGCCAAATTTCAAGTTGGCGGTATAAAAGTGCATTATTTCTTGTTattaaatgattcatttgaCTCGGCAACACAATCATTTTCTAAATTGGACTTGAACTGGACTTTGGCTAAGCAATTAATCTACATTACCGAGGACATCTTTaacttaaatttaaattaaatgaatagtTTAATCAAAGTCAAATAATCCATTTAAAGTACAAATTCTGATTATATCATGTTAATGAATGTTGTGTGCAATTTGAATTGTCATTATTACATGGTGTTCAGATCACCTGAGGCGGAGTGATACATGCAGTTAAAAGTCTCTGTGCTGTTGTTCTGTATATCCACACTCAGgtaaattaaaggtcacatattatattcCTTTTCCAAAAGTTTAAATATGTTTCAGACCTCCCCAGAatatgtctgtgaagtttcttgccaaaaatccactctgatcctgtatttgatcatgtctataaacccctctatttcagccctgctcagaacaggctgtttctgtgtctgtacctttaaatgtaaatgagctgtgtctgaccacgcccctctgtaagggcttgggtggcttgggctttcttgcaccatgccaaACTTCAAAGGAAGACTCAGAAGGCAACAACAAACACCCttgggagtgtcacccatctgggggaggggttactgcccaaAATCTACAAATGGCCTGATTGAGCAcactttttctgaaaagtggagcaggcaaaagacggagaggatggacatttttctcataattggggggtttgaagccagactagagacacatgttagtgtgaGAAAAACATTGTGAAGTGTATtctgcacaatatgtgacctttaaagtacTTTGTTGGAAATAGTTGTTCATAATGAGGATGCATTGGTTCTGTCATTCTATTGGAAACTGTCTCTCAATCACAATGACAACTCACTGATGTCACTTGTTGATGGTCCAGGTTCCAGCTAAAACCATCATCATTGAATCTCTggacatcatcaccatcaccgtGCCCCCCGCCTTACCAGCAGCCATGACAGCTGGTATCGTGTATGCTCAGCGGCGTCTGAAGCACGTCGGCATCTTTTGCATCAGTCCTCAGAGGATCAACATATGCGGTCAACTCAACCTGGTTTGTTTCGACAAGGTACTCGGATCCCcagctttgattttctttctgaaatcacattttgttttctttctgatcGTGTTTCATCAGAATATATTCTTGGAAGTCCTTATTCCCAGGAACATTACATAAATTAGAATCAGACTCCAAAGTTCTCACTCAGAAagcacaaaaatgtgttttttgatgCATCAAATCCCTCTTATTCCACTCGGAGTGGTTTTTAATTTGAGGAATGAAGTTCATGATTTTATGACCATGAAAACCACAAATGACTGATGATGTTCTGATGTGGTACTGTTTTTGGACATTGATGACGTTGGTAAAAATATCAAgctggggcgcgctggtggcgcaatggttacggcgcacgtcccatgtattgagactctcatctcaagcggtaggccgtggctcctttccacatgtcattccccgctctctctccctggtttccaactctattcactgtcctctctctgtattaaaaaaaaggcacaaaaaggccaaaataaatctttaaaaaaaaaaaaaaacatcaagctgcttgaaaaaatacaaatcattaATGGATTTAttaataggaaaaaaaacatcctaacCAGAGCATTTGTACGACTTTCATGAATTATCAATGAGTTAAAATGTTCCTtagatattttcctttttctgtctttttttacttAACCAAAGTTATATACTGAGAAGCTAATAATAACTCTCAGCATGAAATTCGAGGCTTGTTTGTGATTGTAGAGATGGTTAAAGTCACTTAAAGATGTTGTTAGTTTCCTCCTAAAAAATCTTTTATCTTCAATGAATATAAGACCGTGGATTCTTGTGGATGAAAACATTCATCCACTATCTTTTAAGACTGTCTTTGATACATTCTTAGCAACTTTTCTAAACATTAAagatgtgtgcatgttgttgcACTAACAAGCTGAAACTTGGTTTTAAAAGAGTTTCAGTAactttattaaattatttaataGATTAAAAAATAGGGTTATTTGCGTCTATGTCTAGAACTTGTCATATCATTTACAAAGCCTGGGTTGGTATGTTAAAGCACATTGTGACCTGTCTATGTTTCCTTCAGACTGGTACTCTGACTGAGGATGGTTTGGACCTGTGGGGCATTCAGAGAGCTGAAGGGGACAGGTAAGAGAGCCCGTTTAATTTTAACAATCacatctgtctctgtttcttcagattgataaacaaaaactgaaaacactaaAAAGAACAGAATGATTAGAGGGTGTGTTTGTCTTCAGTCGTGttgaaaagcacattttacagtttgtttatgaTGTTACATGATACAAGATGTTaaaattcacttagcagacgcttttatttaaagtgacgtacatcagagagtaagtacaacactaatccattcatacaccgaagcagtgggagcatgATGATGCTATACCATTGTGACACAGCTAGGATCAGAATAAGGTTATAACACTGCTTTGGTGTTACCATTGCTCATGGGAGGTTTTCATTCTTATCTGTCTTTGGAAAGAGCTCAATGGCAGTATCGAAGGCTTCATACTTCATTCATACTGAGCCATGATGTTATACTTATCCAATGATTTAATGAGATCCTCCCTCCCTTCCAGCTTCTCTCCTCCAGAGTCTGACGCAGCCAAAGAAAGTCTGGTTAACTCTGCGTTTGTGGCTTGCATGGCCTCCTGTCACTCACTGACCAACATCGAGGGCGAGCTCTCTGGAGACCCTCTGGACCTCAAGATGTTCAGCGCTACAGGCTGGGTAAGCGGAGATTTCTACCGACATGCTCAGTCCCTGGCATCCTCAGCAAACAGAGATGAAAGTCTGCTCATGAATAAGGGGTAGTCTCTttggcagaaaaaaatgttcttcttgGCTGGGACAGTAAAAGTCTGGTACCATGGATACTCCAGCATGAACATGAGGAAGCCTGGACTTACCTTCTTGTCACAACAAGATTACTTTAGTGTCTGTTTACATGACTGTGTTTTGTTCAGATCCTAGAAGAgcccacagaggaggagacagctcTTCACAATCCCATCATGCCCACAGTTGTGCGACCTCCGAAGCACATCGTCCCTGAAGCCAATCAGAACAACCCACTGACCCAGAACATGGTACAGTGACTCTCATTTGATCAGTAAACATTGACTTATCTTTATCTATGGACATGTTGAAACAATCTTGCCAGAATTTCATAATGTCCTGAAATCCTTCTGTTTTTGTCCAGGAGCTGCCTGAATTATCGGTGAGTTTGACTATTTTAGTAAAAGTTGATAATTGTAAAGAATGTACTTTGATATTTTGGTATATATCAAAACCAATTTACTATATGATATCAGATGACAAGATTGGTGCCACTCTCAACTGTGAATGTAAAAAGTGAAGTAAATGTTGGTTACCTTAGCTAACCATGAAGAGTAAACACTGGGGCAAACAGCTAGCCTAGCTCTGTCCCCATTAGTTAACTGAACAACACAGTTTCTCACATTTCTTTgaatcttttttaaagctatttAGGTGATTATACCCCCCGCCCCAagctttttatttcatattgtttacagtcttaatgctaagctagaCTTACGGAAAGCTAGCCATATCCTTATATTTTAAATCTTCCAACCAGCAACTCTTAAGCTAACTAATTAGCATTTTATATCTTGTTTGTACCAAGACTTAAGTGTTCTGTTTAGTTGACAGAGCCagtcttcatgctaagctaagctaagctaaccatctGGTGGATACTGCttcatttttattaaacagGAAAAGTTGATTTAATCAAATAAGTCACAGTAAGAAAGTGTACATTAAGTTAATAAGTTAAGAAATAcgttgtttttaaatatggcATGTATAAATCTTGCATGTTTTGTTCCTCAGCCCTGTGAGATCGGTATTGTGCGTCAGTTCCCCTTCTCCTCGGCCCTGCAGAGGATGAGTGTGGTGGTGCGGAGGTTGGGGGAGAAACACATGGATGCTTATTTGAAAGGAGCACCAGAGGTTGTGGCCGTCCTCTGTAAACAGCAAACAGGTCAGACATGTTCCTCCTCCCTACATGGTTATTTTTGGGTGAATATGTTTGTCTTTGATATGTCATGTCTGTGAGGATGCACAGAGTAACTGACCATTTTATCAACAAATCCCTCCTAAGCTTACTAAAGTATTGCACTCATCCAGAAAAGGCCACACTGACACGTCTCTGTCCTGTTCAGTCCCAGAGAGTTTCACAGAGACTCTAGAGACCTACACAAGGCAGGGCTTCAGGGTCATCGCTCTGGCACATCGACAGCTGGAGTCCAAACTCTCCTGGCACAAAGTCCAGAGCCTCAGCAGGTAGCGCTCCCGCCACAGAAAACACTGTTCacaatacacacagagacatccTGCAGCTATGGCACTCTGTTAAGACTGGTAATTTTCTGATGTGTCTATTATTACTCCTATTATGATGAATATGACTATGACCCAGTTCCACTGATTGCTGAACAAAAGCAGATCAGATGACATAATATCCAAATATTTGCAGCAGAGCAAAAATGATtcagtgacatgcaggaatcTGTTCACTAAGAAATGTAATGAACCAACAGAAGCCCCGACCTTTTATTAAGCAACACATCCATAAGATGTGGTGCAATGTGAGTTAAAGGGCAACAAATGTATGTTATCAGAGACAGACCCTAACCTTTATTCCCCCAAAATCCAACCCtttaacaaactttaaatattatCTTAATCAATAAAAGACAATTAAAAGTCATGTGTGAGGGTTGTTCAATAGTGAACAGGTTGTAATTTGGAAATAGAAACCTGACAGGCTGAGACAaagtattatgttttttttattactcctACAATAATTCATCAATCAGTAATTTGAAACAAAATATAGATTTGGATATCATTAATTTTAAAAtagtgtttttcttcctctaaaCAAGTAGCAAGAATCTACAGAGCTGTGTCCATGGCAACGGTTAACTCAGTAGCCTTCACAAAAAGAGCTAAACCAGCTGTTATTACTCACATTCAGCTGAACATTTCAACTGTTggtgaagagagaggaggaggggaacaGATCTTCATGAGTCAGAGCAGCACCTGTCTAGTCTTTAAAACACCACACATCCTGTTGTTGCTTCATGTGCCGTGTTCACTTCTGTAGATGTCTCTGTTGGAACGTACACATTTGCATCCTTCACCCCTTTCCTCAGTTGTTATGctctcttttccctttttcaaaTTAAGCTGACTTCTTTCTATGGGTTGATATGATTACAGTTAATTCTCCAGATTGGGTTAAAAAGAGCGGTCTGTTCTCCTAGGTGATCTATTAAGGGAAAGCAAAGCATTGCTACATGTGATTGGATTACAGAATCAAGTATTCAACACAGCCGtgtaatagtaaaaaaaaaaagcatgttttctGCAAACATTAAGTGACGTGGTGATGTCATAAACTTACAATATCAACGTTTAACACAATCAAGTGAGGCGAGACGCTTAAGCTGTGTGGCAGTATCAAGAAAGGCTCAAGCTGTGATTTCAAAAGTCTTCAGTATCAAAGTGCATTTTAAAAggaatgattttttaaatgtcttgcccacaTGGCCTTTTTATTATTACAAAATGGCATATTCCATCGATTGTGGatgtttttcaaacattcagGGAATAAATTCAATCTTACACTATGATACAAATAGACAGATCAGTCGAACaggattcaaaataaataaataaaaacatctgcaagtatgaATGTATTGTATGATTTGTTTGGTTCAGGGACCTGATAGAAACCAACATGGACTTCCTCGGTTTGATCATCATGCAGAACAAAATGAAAGTGGAGACTGCCGGAGTTTTACGGGAACTACGAAAAGCTAACATCCGTACTCTGATGGTCACAGGTAAAATATCACTTCAGCTTCTTTGTTTATATAAATGACATTTGTCTTCATGTCATGGTTTCCTGTTGTACCTTTCCTTTCTGGTAGGTGACAACATGTTGACAGCGATATCTGTGGCTCGGGATTGTGGGATGGTTCGCACACATGAGAAAGTGATCATAGCCGACGCTGTTCCTCCGAAAGAGTCTCAACCCGCCAGCATCACCTGGCACTACACTGAAAACAATCAAACCATCAAAGACCAccaggtgagagagaaagaattcTGTTTATTGatggatagccccttgagatgaaccatctGGTTTTGGAGGGGGTCCGACTTAGAGCAAACATTTGTACATGCATATAAGGTAGCATGCTTATTAAGGAGAATATGTGAACACATCATATGCTTAACAGTTTTACTGTTTGTACAAGTATGAGAGTTGAAGGTGTTAGCATGTCTTTGCACTGATTTATGatgttttcaaatgtctgaaGAATCTAAAGTAAAGAAATAATCTCTGCAGAGTTTGATAAAACAGGAGCGGTGTCAAAGTCTTCAAAGGGATATATTATTGCACACTTTTATATTTAAGCAATAGTTTATCTGtttcaacaaaaatatataataaagaaaacttaaaaGCACGTGTGGTAGATAGAAACATGAAAATGGGTATTATAAGAACCTTATCAGAAAGGCATATTGAAGGCATTTCAaatatgcaaaataaaacatcagtgCTTCAGAAATAAAGTTTAAGACCTATTAAACTCCATGAAATGAAAGAGTGTAGGAATTATGTCGAGCACAGGTAAAGTAGTCGTTAGTGCAcccaccccatgtacagaggcttcagacctccaggcgggcggcccgggttcaaatccaacctctgGCTTCTTTTGCTGCCGGTCactgcccactctctctctccctgatatctGGCTCTCTTGggcctatctctaaataaaggcataaaaggcccaaaaatataaACCTTTAAGTACAATTAAATAAGGCAAGTGTAATTCCCACACAGCCCTGGTTTCAACAACAATCTCAAATAGCCATCACCATTGTatctaataaaacattttttaaaacagggaatttctaaaatattttttgtatatgAACAACGAGTcagtgaagtttaaaaaaacaaattcttccACAAGATAACTTTTGATATTAGATAGAATATTGAGCAATGGGTGAGGAAGGTGActccccctctttttttcatATCATTGTGAAAAAAATAGTTCTCCTAAACTGCAGAATAATAAATGTTTCAGGTTAGAGCGGAGTAATGTGTTTACATACAGACTTAAAAGCTTCAGATAAAGTCTTCTTCACAGAATAGAAGGGTTCAttgtgttttgtagtttttatgatGTTCTGCCGCTCACTCACTGACTCATGTGGTGTCCTCATCCTCAGACTATAGAGATgaacctggaggaggaggaggaggagggatatgACAAACGGGTCACTCAGCTGGAACATAAATATCACTTTGCAGTGAGTGGAAAAGCCTTTGCTGTCA from the Labrus bergylta chromosome 4, fLabBer1.1, whole genome shotgun sequence genome contains:
- the LOC109995472 gene encoding polyamine-transporting ATPase 13A3 isoform X1 yields the protein MKTSETKIINQGLEDEMEVWGYQPCLWKMVLVGMGAVCSGGLLLLLLYWLPEWGVKGTCTYTSLRDARTLLLRTTDEFKQWFRVSVHVMVAPGRKPFDSLDLLSTSLLPNGDNSINSVHEEHHGKCSQTQTAQTHYFTHHSTKYYWNDVMQNFEVFQGLEDLKVSCAHIHSDHSSGLSKTLQEYRMLFFGENEIAVRVPSVFKLLIKEVLNPFYIFQLFSVILWSFEDYYYYATAIVFMSSISIATSLYTIKKQYVMLRDMVAAHSVVRVSVCRGDQDIEQALSTELVPGDVIIIPANGMIMPCDAVLIHGTCIVNESMLTGESVPVTKTSLPSVGEDASDSYNIEEHKRHTLFCGTRVIQTRFYAGELVKAVVVRTGFSTEKGQLVRSILFPKPTDFKLYRDAYLFLLCLVGVAGIGFIYTIVLSIMHKVPAKTIIIESLDIITITVPPALPAAMTAGIVYAQRRLKHVGIFCISPQRINICGQLNLVCFDKTGTLTEDGLDLWGIQRAEGDSFSPPESDAAKESLVNSAFVACMASCHSLTNIEGELSGDPLDLKMFSATGWILEEPTEEETALHNPIMPTVVRPPKHIVPEANQNNPLTQNMELPELSPCEIGIVRQFPFSSALQRMSVVVRRLGEKHMDAYLKGAPEVVAVLCKQQTVPESFTETLETYTRQGFRVIALAHRQLESKLSWHKVQSLSRDLIETNMDFLGLIIMQNKMKVETAGVLRELRKANIRTLMVTGDNMLTAISVARDCGMVRTHEKVIIADAVPPKESQPASITWHYTENNQTIKDHQTIEMNLEEEEEEGYDKRVTQLEHKYHFAVSGKAFAVIMEHFPQLVQKLVLRATVFARMAPDQKTQLVEVLQSIDYTVGMCGDGANDCGALKRAHSGISLSELEASVASPFTSTTPNISCVPNLIREGRAALITSFCVFKFMALYSIIQYVSVTLLYSILSNLGDFQFLFIDVAIILIIAFTMSLNPAWKELVCHRPPSSLISGPLLFSVLTQILTSLVFQVLVFLLVRQQNWYETWTPQSDACNVSSLGVSPGLNVTNPHDHKNIRNYENTSLFYVSSFQYISVAIVFSKGKPFRQPSYKNWPFMLSCIGLYTFLLLILLYPIPAIDKFLEIVCVPHDWRVTLAIIVVVNAAMSFMLEILILDIILWRLVFRENQGLNRPSQTSSADTPQEANDHWGSSFLSWLFCRRNKPPRVRYMNVALELQDDTDWPPKPSTVTYANDTQSQNSDPL
- the LOC109995472 gene encoding polyamine-transporting ATPase 13A3 isoform X2; the encoded protein is MKTSETKIINQGLEDEMEVWGYQPCLWKMVLVGMGAVCSGGLLLLLLYWLPEWGVKGTCTYTSLRDARTLLLRTTDEFKQWFRVSVHVMVAPGRKPFDSLDLLSTSLLPNGDNSINSVHEEHHGKCSQTQTAQTHYFTHHSTKYYWNDVMQNFEVFQGLEDLKVSCAHIHSDHSSGLSKTLQEYRMLFFGENEIAVRVPSVFKLLIKEVLNPFYIFQLFSVILWSFEDYYYYATAIVFMSSISIATSLYTIKKQYVMLRDMVAAHSVVRVSVCRGDQDIEQALSTELVPGDVIIIPANGMIMPCDAVLIHGTCIVNESMLTGESVPVTKTSLPSVGEDASDSYNIEEHKRHTLFCGTRVIQTRFYAGELVKAVVVRTGFSTEKGQLVRSILFPKPTDFKLYRDAYLFLLCLVGVAGIGFIYTIVLSIMHKVPAKTIIIESLDIITITVPPALPAAMTAGIVYAQRRLKHVGIFCISPQRINICGQLNLVCFDKTGTLTEDGLDLWGIQRAEGDSFSPPESDAAKESLVNSAFVACMASCHSLTNIEGELSGDPLDLKMFSATGWILEEPTEEETALHNPIMPTVVRPPKHIVPEANQNNPLTQNMELPELSPCEIGIVRQFPFSSALQRMSVVVRRLGEKHMDAYLKGAPEVVAVLCKQQTVPESFTETLETYTRQGFRVIALAHRQLESKLSWHKVQSLSRDLIETNMDFLGLIIMQNKMKVETAGVLRELRKANIRTLMVTGDNMLTAISVARDCGMVRTHEKVIIADAVPPKESQPASITWHYTENNQTIKDHQTIEMNLEEEEEEGYDKRVTQLEHKYHFAVSGKAFAVIMEHFPQLVQKLVLRATVFARMAPDQKTQLVEVLQSIDYTVGMCGDGANDCGALKRAHSGISLSELEASVASPFTSTTPNISCVPNLIREGRAALITSFCVFKFMALYSIIQYVSVTLLYSILSNLGDFQFLFIDVAIILIIAFTMSLNPAWKELVCHRPPSSLISGPLLFSVLTQILTSLVFQVLVFLLVRQQNWYETWTPQSDACNVSSLGVSPGLNVTNPHDHKNIRNYENTSLFYVSSFQYISVAIVFSKGKPFRQPSYKNWPFMLSCIGLYTFLLLILLYPIPAIDKFLEIVCVPHDWRVTLAIIVVVNAAMSFMLEEANDHWGSSFLSWLFCRRNKPPRVRYMNVALELQDDTDWPPKPSTVTYANDTQSQNSDPL
- the LOC109995472 gene encoding polyamine-transporting ATPase 13A3 isoform X3; this translates as MLFFGENEIAVRVPSVFKLLIKEVLNPFYIFQLFSVILWSFEDYYYYATAIVFMSSISIATSLYTIKKQYVMLRDMVAAHSVVRVSVCRGDQDIEQALSTELVPGDVIIIPANGMIMPCDAVLIHGTCIVNESMLTGESVPVTKTSLPSVGEDASDSYNIEEHKRHTLFCGTRVIQTRFYAGELVKAVVVRTGFSTEKGQLVRSILFPKPTDFKLYRDAYLFLLCLVGVAGIGFIYTIVLSIMHKVPAKTIIIESLDIITITVPPALPAAMTAGIVYAQRRLKHVGIFCISPQRINICGQLNLVCFDKTGTLTEDGLDLWGIQRAEGDSFSPPESDAAKESLVNSAFVACMASCHSLTNIEGELSGDPLDLKMFSATGWILEEPTEEETALHNPIMPTVVRPPKHIVPEANQNNPLTQNMELPELSPCEIGIVRQFPFSSALQRMSVVVRRLGEKHMDAYLKGAPEVVAVLCKQQTVPESFTETLETYTRQGFRVIALAHRQLESKLSWHKVQSLSRDLIETNMDFLGLIIMQNKMKVETAGVLRELRKANIRTLMVTGDNMLTAISVARDCGMVRTHEKVIIADAVPPKESQPASITWHYTENNQTIKDHQTIEMNLEEEEEEGYDKRVTQLEHKYHFAVSGKAFAVIMEHFPQLVQKLVLRATVFARMAPDQKTQLVEVLQSIDYTVGMCGDGANDCGALKRAHSGISLSELEASVASPFTSTTPNISCVPNLIREGRAALITSFCVFKFMALYSIIQYVSVTLLYSILSNLGDFQFLFIDVAIILIIAFTMSLNPAWKELVCHRPPSSLISGPLLFSVLTQILTSLVFQVLVFLLVRQQNWYETWTPQSDACNVSSLGVSPGLNVTNPHDHKNIRNYENTSLFYVSSFQYISVAIVFSKGKPFRQPSYKNWPFMLSCIGLYTFLLLILLYPIPAIDKFLEIVCVPHDWRVTLAIIVVVNAAMSFMLEILILDIILWRLVFRENQGLNRPSQTSSADTPQEANDHWGSSFLSWLFCRRNKPPRVRYMNVALELQDDTDWPPKPSTVTYANDTQSQNSDPL